The Burkholderia pyrrocinia genome has a segment encoding these proteins:
- the argC gene encoding N-acetyl-gamma-glutamyl-phosphate reductase, with the protein MSTKVFVDGQEGTTGLKIFEYLSARNDIEILRIDEAKRKDVDERRRLINASDVTFLCLPDVASRESASLVENPNTTLIDASTAFRTSADWAYGLPELTRAQREKIRTSKRIAVPGCHASAFVLAMRPLVDAGIVAPTFAAHSYSITGYSGGGKSMIADYENAAPGGKLASPRPYALGLTHKHLPEMAAHTGLANPPIFTPIVGPFLKGLAVTTYFTPEQLAKRATPQDVQRVFAEYYADEAFVRVAPFNADANLDGGFFDVQANNDTNRVDLFVFGNEERFVTVARLDNLGKGASGAAIQCMNLSIGAAEDAGLAR; encoded by the coding sequence ATGAGCACCAAAGTTTTTGTCGACGGCCAGGAAGGCACGACCGGCCTCAAGATCTTCGAATACCTGTCGGCACGCAACGACATCGAGATCCTGCGTATCGATGAAGCGAAGCGCAAGGACGTCGACGAGCGCCGCCGCCTGATCAACGCGTCGGACGTCACGTTCCTGTGCCTGCCGGACGTCGCATCGCGCGAATCGGCGTCGCTCGTCGAGAACCCGAACACGACGCTGATCGACGCGAGCACCGCGTTCCGCACGAGCGCCGACTGGGCCTACGGCCTGCCCGAACTGACCCGCGCGCAGCGCGAAAAGATTCGCACGTCGAAGCGTATCGCGGTGCCGGGCTGCCACGCGTCGGCCTTCGTGCTCGCGATGCGTCCGCTCGTCGATGCGGGCATCGTCGCGCCGACGTTCGCCGCGCACAGCTACTCGATCACCGGCTACAGCGGCGGCGGCAAGTCGATGATCGCCGACTACGAGAACGCGGCGCCGGGCGGCAAGCTCGCGAGCCCGCGCCCGTACGCGCTCGGCCTCACGCACAAGCACCTGCCGGAAATGGCCGCGCACACGGGCCTCGCGAACCCGCCGATCTTCACGCCGATCGTCGGCCCGTTCCTGAAGGGTCTCGCGGTGACGACCTACTTCACGCCCGAACAGCTCGCGAAGCGCGCGACGCCGCAGGACGTGCAGCGCGTGTTCGCCGAGTACTACGCGGACGAAGCGTTCGTGCGCGTCGCGCCGTTCAACGCGGACGCGAACCTCGACGGCGGCTTCTTCGACGTGCAGGCGAACAACGACACGAACCGCGTCGACCTGTTCGTGTTCGGCAACGAAGAGCGCTTCGTCACGGTCGCGCGCCTCGACAACCTCGGCAAGGGCGCGTCGGGCGCCGCGATCCAGTGCATGAACCTCAGCATCGGCGCAGCCGAGGATGCGGGCCTCGCGCGCTGA
- a CDS encoding flavodoxin family protein: MSNIVIVYHSGYGHTQKLAEAVHAGAQDAGATVRLIAVGDLDDAGWAALDAADAIVFGAPTYMGGPSAQFKQFADATSKAWFTQKWKDKIAAGFTNSATMNGDKFSTIQYFVTLSMQHGMVWVGTSLMPANSKAATRNDINYLGGSTGLLAQSPADSTPDEGPLPGDLETGKAFGRRVAEATARWVAGSR; the protein is encoded by the coding sequence ATGTCGAACATCGTCATCGTCTATCACAGCGGCTACGGTCACACGCAGAAACTGGCCGAGGCCGTTCACGCGGGCGCGCAGGACGCCGGCGCAACCGTACGCCTGATCGCCGTCGGCGACCTCGACGACGCGGGCTGGGCCGCCCTCGACGCGGCCGACGCGATCGTCTTCGGCGCGCCGACCTACATGGGCGGCCCGTCGGCGCAGTTCAAGCAGTTTGCCGACGCGACGTCGAAAGCGTGGTTCACGCAGAAATGGAAGGACAAGATCGCCGCGGGCTTCACGAACTCCGCGACGATGAACGGCGACAAGTTCTCGACGATTCAATATTTCGTCACGCTGTCGATGCAACATGGGATGGTGTGGGTCGGCACGAGCCTGATGCCGGCCAACTCGAAGGCGGCCACGCGCAACGACATCAACTACCTCGGCGGCTCCACGGGCCTGCTCGCGCAGTCGCCGGCGGATTCGACGCCCGACGAAGGCCCGCTGCCGGGCGACCTCGAGACCGGGAAGGCATTTGGCCGGCGCGTCGCCGAAGCGACCGCACGCTGGGTTGCCGGCAGCCGCTGA